GTTACATGTTATATCCGGGTTCCCAAAAGTTTAAAACTTTTGAGCTATTTGTTTGGATTCCTGAAAAATTTCAAGTCTCCGTAAGTTCACTCGTTATTCAGTTTTCAAGGTGCAAAGAATGCCTTATTATCAAGCATTTTCTTTTGTTTTGTCGTCCGTCTCAGCGGCGACTTTAATAATATAACATGATCCTTTTATATAATGCAAGTACTTTTTTTAAAAAAATGTTCCCACTAAAAAGTGAGAACATTTTATGCTAAAGATTAGATAATAATGGATGGTATAAAACCATTCATTTAAAGCATTCTGTCACTTTTGGGGATCATTATTAAAATCCCTGGCCCCACTCAAAGCTTTTGTCGGTTAAATACTATTTTTCTTTCATCGTTGGAAATAATAATACGTCACGTATAGATGGTGAATCAGTTAATAACATAACAAGTCGATCCATTCCAATTCCTAACCCACCTGTAGGCGGCATTCCATATTCTAAAGCTCTTATAAAATCATCATCCATCATATGAGCTTCGTCATTTCCTTGCTCACGTTCTTTTATTTGAGACTCAAATCTTTCCCTTTGATCTATTGGATCGTTTAACTCAGTAAAAGCATTCGCATGTTCTCTAGCAACGATAAACAATTCAAAACGATCTGTAAATCTAGGATCCGCTTCATTCTTTTTAGCTAATGGTGAAATTTCTACAGGGTGTCCATAAATAAATGTAGGTTGAATCAACGTCTCTTCAACAAACGTTTCAAAGAATTCATTCACAATATGTCCATATGCCATCGTAGGATCTACTTTAACATTGTGCTTTTTGGCAAGCTGATGTGCTTCCTCATCCGTCATCTGGACACTGAAATCTACACCCATTACATCTTTAATCGCATCTACCATTGAAATTCTTTTCCATGGAGCACCTAGATCAACTTTAACTCCCTGATAGTCAACTACTTTATTACCTAAAACTTGTTCAGCTATATGCCCGATCATTTCCTCTGTTAATTGCATGATATCTTCGAAGTTTGCATAAGCTTCGTAAAGCTCCAACATAGTGAACTCTGGGTTATGACGTGTAGATATTCCTTCATTTCGGTATACTCGTCCTATTTCGTAAACTTTCTCCAACCCACCTACAATTAATCTTTTAAGATGCAATTCAATTGCAATTCTCATATATAATTGCATGTCCAATGCATTATGATGAGTAATAAACGGGCGTGCAGCTGCACCTCCTGCAATAGTATGAAGTGTTGGAGTCTCTACTTCTAAGAAAGATTGTTGGTTTAAATATTCACGCATAGATTGAATGATTTTTGAACGAAGGATAAATGTTTCTTGTACATCCTGATTCATAATTAGATCTACATATCTTTGACGATATCTCAGTTCTACATCTTTAAGCCCATGAAACTTTTCAGGTAATGGGTATAAAGATTTAGAAAGAACTGTAACTTCCGTTGCCTTAACAGAGATCTCTCCTGTTTTTGTTTTAAAAACAAACCCTTTCACCCCAACAATGTCTCCAATATCCAACATCTTGTAAGCTTCAAATTGATTTTCCTCAACTGTATCTTTACGAACATAAATCTGAATCTTACCAGAAATATCCTGAATATGAGCAAAACCAGCTTTACCCATACCTCTTTTTTGCATAATACGACCTGCAATAATGACTTCCGCTTTTTTCTCTTGCAAATCTTCTTTTGTAAACTCGGAATAATCAGAAATAATTTCATTGGCTGTATGTGTACGTTCAAACTTACCACCAAATGGATCTATTCCTAAATTTCTAAGTTCATCTAACTTATTCCGGCGTATTTGTAACAACTCATTTAGTTCTAATTCTTGGCTCACTTATAACTCCACTCCTTTAGCTTTCACAACAATATTACACAAAAAAGCTTCCATAGGAAGCAATCATCGGAAGCTTTTTTGTAGATGGGAATAATGAATAAACTATTTCATGATATCAATGATTTTATATTGTATCACGCCAGCAGGTACATTTACATCTACAACCGATCCTTTTTCTTTACCTAGAATCGCTTTCCCTACAGGGCTTTCATTGGATATTTTATTTTGAGAAGGGTCAGATTCTGCCGTTCCAACGATAGCATATTCAACCTCATCTCCATACTCAACGTCCTTTAGAACCACTCGAGAACCGATGTTTACTTTATCAGTACCTACATCATCGTTATTAATAATACGTGCATTACGAAGCATTTTTTCAAGTGTAATTACTCGCCCTTCAATAAATGCTTGCTCATTTTTAGCATCTTCATATTCAGAGTTCTCACTAATGTCTCCGTATCCGATAGCTACCTTAATTCTTTCCGCAACCTCTCTACGTTTTACGGATTTTAAATTTTCCAATTCATCCTCTAGCTTTTTTAAACCCTCTGGGGTAAGAATTACTTCTTTATCAGACATATTGAAATCTCCTGTCATTTAAGTATTTTTCATATTTGCTTCAACCAGCAAATAGAAATTGCTCTATTTTAATATATTAAAGTTTCAGCCCATGATGACAGATTCATGATGACTCTTTAATTCAAGGGTTGTTTCATATTTTATTCTAATGGTTGATTATATGGTAAGGATGTTAAAAAGTCAATAAAGGGTTGCTTATTTAGATAAATCTAATGAATTACGACATTATTATCTACGTTCTCACTTTTTTGCTGTTGAGATTCAACAAAATTTTTAAAAATATTTTTCATTCCATCTCTTGTCGTTTCAGACATAATTTCATCTTTGACTTTTGCAGAACCACGTAATCCTTTTAAATACCAAGCCATATGTTTACGCATTTCTCTTACAGCAACATTCTCGCCCTTTAAATCAACTAAACGATCTAAATGCAACAACGCGATGCGCATTTTTTCATTTACATCAGGTTCAGGCAATAGTTCTCCATTCGTTAAGTAATGAATCGTGCGATAAAGCATCCATGGATTTCCTAACGCTGCTCTACCAATCATAACACCGTCACATCCAGTGTAATCAAGCAAATGTTTTGCATCTTCAGGTGTAAACACATCACCATTTCCGATTACTGGGATTTGTACCGATTGTTTGACTTCTTTTATAATATCCCAATTCGCTTTGCCAGTATACAATTGCTGCCTTGTTCTTCCATGAACAGCTACAGCTTTACCACCTGCACGCTCCACAGCTTGTGCATTTTTAACAGCAAATATATGTTCATCATCCCATCCCATTCTCATTTTTACAGTAACTGGTTTAGATACTGCTGATACAACAGCAGAAACCATCTCTTCTATTTTAGATGGATCTAACAGCCATTTAGCACCTGCGTCACATTTCGTAATTTTAGGTACTGGACATCCCATGTTGATATCTATAATATCAGCATTCGTATTTTGATCAACGACCTTTGCAGCTTCAACGAGTGAATGTTTATCCCCTCCAAAAATTTGTAAACTAAGAGGTTTTTCTCTATCATCGACAAACAACATTTGCATCGTTCTTTCATTTCCATGTAAAATCGCTTTATCACTTACCATTTCAGCACATACTAATCCAACACCAAATTCTTTTGCAATTAATCGAAATGCTGGATTACAAACTCCTGCCATAGGAGCTAGCACGACATTATTTTTGGTTTGGATATTTCCAATTTGCAACATTTCTTTATTCCTTTCAATTTAATCTTCACTTTTTAATTCTTCAGCATCGATGTACAATGCTTCTGATATTAGTTGAATTGTTTTTTCATCAGGTTTAATGGATCCTCGTTCAATAGAGCCTAATTTACTAATTGAAATACCTACTTTAACCGCAAGTTCAGTTTGAGTGTAACCCTTTAATTTTCTGAAAGCTCTAATACGTTGAGCCACTCGGTTCTTTTCCAAAGTCTTACTCCTTCTCTCTCACTCTCAAGTTCCATTAATTGATCCACTGTACTTTGAATTTGTTGTCTTTCTTCTTCTGCTTGAATCACATCCAAGAGTGGGATAAGTACAAACAACCTTTCATTCATCCGTGGATGAGGAACAATAAGTTGGTCTGTGTTTATTTGAACATTGTCATATAACAATAAATCTAAGTCAATGGTCCTTGGCCCCCAATGAATTACTCTTTGTCTTAATAATGATTTTTCAATTACTGTTAATTGATTTAGTAATTGTTTGGGAGAAAACGTGGTTGTAACCAAAACAACCATATTTAAAAAAGCATTCTGATCTGTATACCCTACAGGATCAGTTTCATATATATTTGAACATCCTATCACTTTTATAGGGCTTTTATTTAATTGTTGTACCGCATCTTTAAGATAAGTTTCTCGCTCACCTATGTTTGACCCTAACCCTATATATGCAATACTCTTCCTATTGTCTTCATTCATGTTTACACGTTCTTTCGATGGATTTCAACAGCAACACCTGAAAAGTGTATATCAAAAGGTGGATTAGGTTTAGTTACCTTCACTGTAATTTCGTTGATCTTAGTATAAGTTTTCAACACTATAGATGCAATATTTTCTGCTAAAGCCTCAATAAGTTGATATGAACGTCCTTCCACAATTCCTTTAATCACATCGTAAACTTCTGCATAATTAATGGTTTGATTTAAATCATCACTCTTTCCTGCTGATTGTAAATCAAAAAAAAGAGTAGTGTCTATGTAAAATTTCTGACCTAATTTCCTTTCTTCAGGAAAAACCCCATGGTAACCGTAAAACTCCATTTTTTCCATTATCATTTTATCCAATTTTAAAACTCCCCTCATTATATTTCAATCACTTTTTAACAACATTGCATCCGTCATCGTTGCCACTCGTTTCATTTCTTTAATATCATGGACACGAACGATTTGACACCCTTGCATCATTCCATAAACAATAGTAGTCGCTGTACCTTCTATAACATCATTAGAAGGTAAATCCAATACATTTCGAATCATAGACTTTCTTGATGTACCTAATAAGACAGGATATCCCATTGCAACAATTTCACTTAGATGATTCATTAAGATTAAATTTTCATCAAGAGTCTTTGCAAATCCGATGCCTGGGTCTAAAATAATCTGCTCATTTTTTATTCCTGCTTGATGAGCAATGTTTATGCTTTCATTTAAATCAAAAATAACGTCCTGAATAAAATGATCGTATCCTTTTTCCTCTCGATTATGCATGATGATGACTGGACATTGATGTTTAGCAATAACAGAAGCCATATTCCTATCTTTTTTTAGACCCCATACATCATTCACAATATTCGCTCCAGCGGTTAAGGCTTTCTCAGCAACCTCAGCTTTGTATGTATCGATAGAGATGGGAACTTGAATCACATCCTTTAGTACTTTTATAATTGGAATGACTCGTTGTAATTCTTCATTTACATCAACTGTCTCGGCGTTAGGTCTTGTAGATTCCCCACCCACATCAATGATATCCGCTCCCTCTTCAATCATCTTCAATGCTCTTTCTACTGCTGTTTCTTCACTTATATACTTCCCACCATCAGAAAAAGAATCCGGGGTTACATTTAAGATACCCATGATTAGCGTTTTTTCTCCCAATGTTATTGATCGGTTCTTACAATTTAATTTTCGAAAACCAGTGTGGGGTCTTGATCTAGATATAAATAAATTCTGTCTCATTTGTATCCTCCTATAGCTGATCTATATTTTTCAATCCAATCCCTTGTCTTGGAACCAACTCTTCCTGACCCTACGTTAAACTTTTCACCTTGTAAATCATATAGTGCTGTTATTGGTACGATTTCTTGAATAGAATTGGTTATAAATATCTCATCAGCAGTCATTAAATCCTCCCATAAAAACCTTCCTTCAATGACTTGAATGCCTATCTTTTCTAACCATTCAATTACATAAGCTCTTGTAACTCCTGGTAAAATTCCAGTATCTATGGATGGAGTGTAACAATCCTGGTCACGAACGAAAAAAACATTACTTACAATACCTTCTGCTAAATACCCTTCAGCAGTTAAAAATAGTCCCTCTGCTTTTTTATCTGTAGCCGTTTCATTCATTTCTTTTTTTGCTAAAATATTATTCATATAATGAAGTGATTTTAAGCGTATGTCTGCCTCTGGAGTATTTCGTTTAATATTTAATAGCTGAATTGCTTTTCCTTTTTGATATAAATCCTCGTTTATAACAGGTAGAGCTTTCATATAAATGATCTCATTGTAATTGGAATATTCATCTAAAGGTAATCCTAAGTGGCCCTCTCCTGCTGTAATGGTATAACGTATATATCCATCTTCTAGTTGATTTATTTTAAGCAATTTTTCAATTTGTTGTAAAACACGATGTTTGTCATGGACCCAATTCACACCAATCATTTTACAGCTTTTTTCTAAACGATTTAAATGTTGTTCTATTAAAAAAGGTTTTCCTTGATAAGTCCGAAACGTTTCAAATAAACCCATACCGTAAAGAAAACCGTGATCAAATATAGATATCACGGCCTCCTTTTCGTCAAGTATTGTATCATTTATACTAACTTTCATTTGTCTGTTCTCTCTTTGCATTTTTTCGGGAGATGAAATTGTTTAATAGTTGTAAACCATGGTCTGTAATAATTGACTCAGGGTGAAATTGTACCCCTTCGATGTTATATTCCTTATGCCTTAATCCCATAATCTCACCCGCTTCTGTTTCAGCACTAATCTCCAAACAATCCGGTAGTGACTCTCTACGAACAATTAAAGAATGATATCTCGTTGCTGTGTAAGGAGATGGAATATCTTCAAATATCGTTTTGCCATCATGAAAAATCGGAGAGGTTTTACCATGCATAAGTTGTTCAGCTTTAATCACTTCTCCACCAAAAACTTGCCCAATCGCTTGATGGCCTAAACACACTCCCAATATAGGGATCTTTCCTTTGAAATGATCAATTAAACTCAAACTGACTCCCGCTTCATTAGGTGTACACGGTCCTGGAGAAATTAAAATATGATCAGGTTGCAACTGTTCTATTTTTGAAATGTCAATTTCATCATTTCTATGAACAAGAACCTCTTGTCCAATTTCACCTAAATACTGTACCAAATTGTAAGTAAATGAATCATAATTATCAATGACAAGTATCATACCAAATGCGCCCCCTTTTACACTTGATGGATTAATTCACTGTATTGAATCGCTTTCCATAATGCTTTCGCTTTATTTAAACTTTCCTTATATTCTCTATAGGGATCAGAATCAATGACAATACCAGCCCCTGCTTGTATATAACCGATCTGATCTAAAACAACTAAAGTACGTATTATAATATTAAATTCCATATTCCCATTGTAGTCAATCCAACCAATGGACCCTGTATATGGACCTCTCCTAACTGGTTCTAATTCTTCAATGATTTCCATCGTTCGAATTTTTGGTGCTCCGGTTATAGTTCCACCAGGAAATGTTGCTGCAATAACGTCGTACCCGTCTTTGCCTTCAACTAATTCACCGTGTACCTCTGAAACGATATGCATGACATGCGAATAGTATTCTATTTCCATAAAATCTGTAACTTTCACCGAACCAAATTTAGAAATTCGACCTAGATCATTTCTTTCTAAATCCACTAACATAACATGTTCTGCGCGTTCTTTCTCATTCAATATCAGTTCTTCTGCCAGTTTCTTGTCTTCTGCATTGTTATTCCCTCTGCGTCTTGTACCTGCTATTGGTCTTGTACTTACAATATCATCCTCAAGTTTAACTAATAACTCCGGAGATGCGGATACAAGATGAAAATCAGGACATTTCAAAAAACTCATATATGGTGAAGGATTCAAC
The window above is part of the Chengkuizengella sp. SCS-71B genome. Proteins encoded here:
- the folK gene encoding 2-amino-4-hydroxy-6-hydroxymethyldihydropteridine diphosphokinase, coding for MNEDNRKSIAYIGLGSNIGERETYLKDAVQQLNKSPIKVIGCSNIYETDPVGYTDQNAFLNMVVLVTTTFSPKQLLNQLTVIEKSLLRQRVIHWGPRTIDLDLLLYDNVQINTDQLIVPHPRMNERLFVLIPLLDVIQAEEERQQIQSTVDQLMELESEREGVRLWKRTEWLNVLELSEN
- the lysS gene encoding lysine--tRNA ligase; amino-acid sequence: MSQELELNELLQIRRNKLDELRNLGIDPFGGKFERTHTANEIISDYSEFTKEDLQEKKAEVIIAGRIMQKRGMGKAGFAHIQDISGKIQIYVRKDTVEENQFEAYKMLDIGDIVGVKGFVFKTKTGEISVKATEVTVLSKSLYPLPEKFHGLKDVELRYRQRYVDLIMNQDVQETFILRSKIIQSMREYLNQQSFLEVETPTLHTIAGGAAARPFITHHNALDMQLYMRIAIELHLKRLIVGGLEKVYEIGRVYRNEGISTRHNPEFTMLELYEAYANFEDIMQLTEEMIGHIAEQVLGNKVVDYQGVKVDLGAPWKRISMVDAIKDVMGVDFSVQMTDEEAHQLAKKHNVKVDPTMAYGHIVNEFFETFVEETLIQPTFIYGHPVEISPLAKKNEADPRFTDRFELFIVAREHANAFTELNDPIDQRERFESQIKEREQGNDEAHMMDDDFIRALEYGMPPTGGLGIGMDRLVMLLTDSPSIRDVLLFPTMKEK
- a CDS encoding helix-turn-helix transcriptional regulator; amino-acid sequence: MEKNRVAQRIRAFRKLKGYTQTELAVKVGISISKLGSIERGSIKPDEKTIQLISEALYIDAEELKSED
- the pabC gene encoding aminodeoxychorismate lyase, with product MKVSINDTILDEKEAVISIFDHGFLYGMGLFETFRTYQGKPFLIEQHLNRLEKSCKMIGVNWVHDKHRVLQQIEKLLKINQLEDGYIRYTITAGEGHLGLPLDEYSNYNEIIYMKALPVINEDLYQKGKAIQLLNIKRNTPEADIRLKSLHYMNNILAKKEMNETATDKKAEGLFLTAEGYLAEGIVSNVFFVRDQDCYTPSIDTGILPGVTRAYVIEWLEKIGIQVIEGRFLWEDLMTADEIFITNSIQEIVPITALYDLQGEKFNVGSGRVGSKTRDWIEKYRSAIGGYK
- the pabA gene encoding aminodeoxychorismate/anthranilate synthase component II, with translation MILVIDNYDSFTYNLVQYLGEIGQEVLVHRNDEIDISKIEQLQPDHILISPGPCTPNEAGVSLSLIDHFKGKIPILGVCLGHQAIGQVFGGEVIKAEQLMHGKTSPIFHDGKTIFEDIPSPYTATRYHSLIVRRESLPDCLEISAETEAGEIMGLRHKEYNIEGVQFHPESIITDHGLQLLNNFISRKNAKREQTNES
- the folB gene encoding dihydroneopterin aldolase, with the protein product MDKMIMEKMEFYGYHGVFPEERKLGQKFYIDTTLFFDLQSAGKSDDLNQTINYAEVYDVIKGIVEGRSYQLIEALAENIASIVLKTYTKINEITVKVTKPNPPFDIHFSGVAVEIHRKNV
- the dusB gene encoding tRNA dihydrouridine synthase DusB; the encoded protein is MLQIGNIQTKNNVVLAPMAGVCNPAFRLIAKEFGVGLVCAEMVSDKAILHGNERTMQMLFVDDREKPLSLQIFGGDKHSLVEAAKVVDQNTNADIIDINMGCPVPKITKCDAGAKWLLDPSKIEEMVSAVVSAVSKPVTVKMRMGWDDEHIFAVKNAQAVERAGGKAVAVHGRTRQQLYTGKANWDIIKEVKQSVQIPVIGNGDVFTPEDAKHLLDYTGCDGVMIGRAALGNPWMLYRTIHYLTNGELLPEPDVNEKMRIALLHLDRLVDLKGENVAVREMRKHMAWYLKGLRGSAKVKDEIMSETTRDGMKNIFKNFVESQQQKSENVDNNVVIH
- the greA gene encoding transcription elongation factor GreA; the protein is MSDKEVILTPEGLKKLEDELENLKSVKRREVAERIKVAIGYGDISENSEYEDAKNEQAFIEGRVITLEKMLRNARIINNDDVGTDKVNIGSRVVLKDVEYGDEVEYAIVGTAESDPSQNKISNESPVGKAILGKEKGSVVDVNVPAGVIQYKIIDIMK
- the folP gene encoding dihydropteroate synthase encodes the protein MRQNLFISRSRPHTGFRKLNCKNRSITLGEKTLIMGILNVTPDSFSDGGKYISEETAVERALKMIEEGADIIDVGGESTRPNAETVDVNEELQRVIPIIKVLKDVIQVPISIDTYKAEVAEKALTAGANIVNDVWGLKKDRNMASVIAKHQCPVIIMHNREEKGYDHFIQDVIFDLNESINIAHQAGIKNEQIILDPGIGFAKTLDENLILMNHLSEIVAMGYPVLLGTSRKSMIRNVLDLPSNDVIEGTATTIVYGMMQGCQIVRVHDIKEMKRVATMTDAMLLKSD